A genomic stretch from Empedobacter stercoris includes:
- a CDS encoding sensor histidine kinase → MFTNDFKKNDKQIDNPKSEIWKYFVQSIVFTQLLYFVFVNFDNLFFIKKVFYSHWINYFLVGIITIIFLLFFYFLERRRYKLETKIFLESTKAETATANFETLKNQLDPHFLFNSLNVLTGLIEENPANAIDFTTSLSKIYRYVLEQKDKEVVPIQEEINFAKTYVKLLKLRFENSIDFEIEQTTFFENEFIVPLSLQILLENTIKHNVVSEQKPLKIKIYKRDDSLIVENSFQPKDSIKESTRIGLKNIINRYQLISNREVNIEKNQEVFQVQLPILTQNVNTELT, encoded by the coding sequence GTGTTTACAAACGATTTCAAAAAAAATGATAAACAAATAGATAATCCTAAGAGTGAGATTTGGAAATATTTTGTTCAATCAATTGTTTTTACTCAATTACTTTATTTTGTTTTTGTAAACTTTGACAATCTATTTTTCATTAAAAAAGTATTTTATAGTCATTGGATAAATTATTTTTTAGTTGGAATTATAACAATTATATTCTTGTTATTCTTCTATTTTCTTGAGCGAAGACGTTACAAATTAGAAACTAAAATATTTCTTGAATCAACAAAAGCCGAAACGGCTACCGCAAATTTCGAAACCTTAAAAAATCAATTAGATCCTCATTTTCTTTTTAATAGTTTGAATGTTTTAACAGGTTTAATTGAAGAAAATCCAGCTAATGCAATTGATTTTACAACGTCGCTTTCTAAGATTTATCGCTATGTTTTAGAACAAAAAGACAAAGAAGTTGTTCCGATTCAAGAAGAAATAAATTTTGCAAAAACGTATGTTAAGTTACTCAAATTGCGTTTTGAGAATAGCATTGATTTTGAAATTGAACAAACAACTTTCTTTGAAAACGAATTTATTGTTCCGCTTTCTTTGCAGATTTTATTAGAAAATACGATTAAACATAATGTGGTTTCGGAACAAAAACCATTAAAAATAAAAATTTATAAAAGAGATGATTCATTAATTGTAGAAAATTCTTTTCAACCCAAAGATTCTATCAAAGAATCGACAAGAATTGGACTGAAGAATATTATTAACCGATACCAACTAATCTCAAATCGAGAAGTGAATATTGAAAAAAATCAAGAAGTTTTTCAAGTTCAACTTCCTATTTTAACTCAAAATGTGAATACTGAACTAACATAA
- a CDS encoding LytR/AlgR family response regulator transcription factor, whose translation MKILIIEDEKPAARLLKRRVEKLGYQIHEMLHSVEESVAWLKANPHPDLIFLDIQLSDGLSFDIFNQVKLSSSIIFTTAYDEYVLKAFKLNSVDYLLKPVDEEELKFAIEKFEKQFQQASSSFNLNELKNFFSNNQTEKFKERFSIKIGTSIKIIETENIECFFSENKATYIHTKDNRNYVIDFSLEKVEDQLDPKKFFRINRGQIIHIDSIKEITMYSNSRLKIVLNTYNELDLIVSREKVTDFKNWLE comes from the coding sequence ATGAAAATACTAATTATAGAAGACGAAAAGCCTGCAGCGCGTTTGTTGAAAAGACGTGTAGAAAAATTGGGTTATCAAATTCATGAAATGCTACATTCTGTTGAAGAAAGTGTTGCTTGGTTGAAGGCAAATCCGCATCCAGACTTAATTTTTTTGGATATACAATTGTCAGATGGTTTGTCCTTTGATATTTTTAATCAAGTTAAACTCTCTTCCTCTATAATTTTCACAACAGCTTATGACGAATATGTATTGAAAGCGTTTAAATTAAATTCGGTTGATTATTTGTTGAAACCTGTTGATGAAGAGGAATTGAAGTTTGCAATTGAAAAATTTGAAAAACAATTTCAGCAAGCATCTTCAAGTTTTAATCTAAATGAATTGAAAAATTTTTTTTCAAATAATCAAACAGAAAAATTTAAAGAACGTTTTTCGATTAAAATCGGAACTTCCATAAAAATTATAGAAACCGAAAACATCGAGTGTTTCTTTAGTGAGAACAAAGCTACTTACATACATACAAAAGACAATCGTAATTATGTAATTGATTTTTCTTTAGAAAAAGTAGAAGATCAACTCGATCCAAAGAAATTTTTTAGGATTAATCGTGGTCAGATCATTCATATCGATTCGATAAAAGAAATAACAATGTATTCTAACTCAAGATTAAAAATAGTTTTAAATACTTATAACGAATTGGATTTGATAGTGAGTCGAGAAAAAGTAACTGATTTTAAAAATTGGTTAGAATAA
- a CDS encoding MarC family protein: MNNIVSFFEKLSISEIGTTFAVLFAVIDILGSIPIIVGIRSKVGHIQSEKATIAAGILLISFLFFGTKILKLVGVDVQSFAIAGAFVIFIIALELILGIEIQKGVESNSASIVPIAFPLVAGAGSLTTVLSLRSQYADINIVIAIILNMLIVYLVLKFAGKLEKWLGPGVLSVLKKVFGVILLSIAIKLFTSNIGALFMNEINI; this comes from the coding sequence ATGAATAATATTGTTTCTTTTTTCGAAAAACTTTCTATTAGTGAGATCGGAACCACATTTGCGGTACTTTTTGCAGTTATTGATATTCTGGGAAGTATTCCGATTATTGTAGGAATTCGAAGTAAAGTGGGACATATACAATCGGAGAAAGCTACGATTGCAGCTGGTATTTTATTGATTTCTTTTCTATTTTTTGGAACCAAAATTTTAAAATTAGTAGGTGTTGATGTTCAGTCGTTTGCTATTGCTGGTGCTTTTGTGATTTTTATCATCGCGTTGGAACTGATACTGGGAATTGAAATACAGAAAGGCGTCGAATCTAACTCTGCATCTATTGTCCCTATTGCGTTTCCGTTGGTAGCAGGAGCTGGATCATTGACAACAGTTTTGTCGCTTCGTTCGCAGTATGCAGATATTAACATTGTGATAGCTATTATTTTAAATATGTTAATCGTATATTTGGTGCTGAAATTTGCAGGTAAACTCGAAAAATGGTTGGGACCTGGAGTTTTATCGGTACTGAAAAAAGTATTTGGAGTGATATTATTGTCAATTGCAATCAAATTATTTACCTCAAATATCGGTGCTTTGTTTATGAATGAAATTAATATTTAA
- the rnpA gene encoding ribonuclease P protein component, translating to MKLTFGKNEKLKSRKAFDELFSDGKTFVSHPIRFVYKIKPKEEYDIRVGVSVSKKKFKHAVDRNLLKRRAKEAYRLNKLLIQTSEQYSIDMVMIYTSSKHQPFEVIENSVKILLEKLNEAIQTKKD from the coding sequence ATGAAATTGACTTTTGGTAAGAATGAGAAACTTAAAAGCAGAAAAGCATTCGATGAATTGTTTTCTGATGGAAAAACATTTGTTTCTCATCCCATCAGATTTGTCTACAAAATCAAGCCAAAAGAAGAGTATGATATTCGAGTAGGAGTGAGTGTTTCGAAGAAAAAATTTAAACACGCAGTAGATCGAAATCTTTTGAAGCGTCGTGCAAAAGAAGCTTATCGATTAAATAAATTATTAATTCAAACTTCAGAACAATATTCGATCGATATGGTGATGATTTATACTTCATCTAAACATCAACCTTTTGAAGTGATTGAAAATTCTGTCAAAATATTATTAGAAAAGTTGAACGAAGCAATACAAACAAAAAAAGATTAA
- a CDS encoding BrxA/BrxB family bacilliredoxin — translation MYPAEIVMPMKAQLTSNGFEDLTTPEQVEAAIKQEGTTLVMVNSVCGCAAGAARPGVVMSLNNEKVPTHLTTVFAGFDKDAVAKAREFFAPFPPSSPAVALFKDGELVHMLERHHIEGHSADAIAENLKAAYNEFA, via the coding sequence ATGTATCCAGCAGAAATAGTAATGCCGATGAAGGCTCAGTTAACTTCTAATGGTTTCGAAGATTTAACTACTCCAGAACAAGTAGAAGCAGCAATCAAACAAGAAGGGACAACTTTGGTAATGGTAAACAGTGTTTGTGGTTGTGCTGCAGGTGCTGCACGCCCGGGTGTTGTCATGTCATTGAATAATGAAAAAGTTCCAACACATTTAACAACAGTTTTCGCAGGATTTGATAAAGATGCTGTAGCAAAAGCGCGTGAGTTTTTTGCACCATTCCCTCCAAGTTCTCCTGCAGTAGCTTTGTTCAAAGATGGTGAATTAGTTCATATGTTAGAGCGTCATCATATCGAAGGACACTCTGCAGATGCTATTGCAGAAAATTTAAAAGCTGCCTATAACGAGTTTGCTTAA
- a CDS encoding T9SS type A sorting domain-containing protein has product MKKIFTLLSIAALTTSYAQTLKLEKVAEGLPKASSQAPVHKANEQTLIQYKDGENFSDSTPVCDGAINHDSRFFKLSDYGITGAFTVTKVDFVASSLAKTAVWAEVVTVAPGTNIKAAEIPGSALTLTDAYGSITTVGGENNWESIPLMETVEIPAGVDFGVAVAYVFERNIWFGNNEGGETAPSYIGWPDSECVNDDGASTVASVGFPVSWIMNVTGNVEGLGTVELGSNKLAVYPNPATTEVNVKLEGSKVADVTVADVTGRVIPVSFSKDGKVDTSRLAAGVYFLRVKDDKGVTRIQKIIKK; this is encoded by the coding sequence ATGAAGAAAATTTTTACGCTTTTATCTATTGCAGCATTAACAACATCGTACGCTCAAACATTGAAATTAGAAAAAGTAGCAGAAGGATTACCAAAAGCATCTTCTCAAGCTCCAGTTCACAAAGCGAACGAGCAAACACTTATCCAATATAAGGATGGAGAAAATTTCTCTGATTCGACACCTGTTTGTGATGGCGCTATTAATCATGATTCTAGATTTTTTAAATTGTCAGATTATGGAATTACAGGAGCTTTCACTGTAACTAAAGTTGATTTCGTAGCTTCATCTCTTGCAAAAACAGCAGTTTGGGCAGAAGTAGTGACAGTAGCTCCTGGTACAAATATTAAAGCTGCTGAAATACCAGGTTCAGCACTTACATTAACAGATGCTTATGGGTCTATTACGACAGTTGGAGGTGAAAATAATTGGGAATCTATTCCATTAATGGAAACAGTTGAAATTCCTGCAGGAGTTGATTTTGGAGTTGCAGTAGCTTATGTATTTGAAAGAAATATTTGGTTTGGTAATAACGAAGGTGGAGAAACAGCACCATCATATATTGGTTGGCCAGACTCTGAATGTGTAAATGATGATGGAGCAAGTACAGTAGCTTCAGTTGGTTTCCCAGTTAGTTGGATTATGAATGTAACAGGAAATGTAGAAGGTTTAGGTACTGTTGAGTTAGGATCTAATAAATTAGCTGTATATCCAAACCCAGCAACAACAGAAGTTAACGTTAAATTAGAAGGATCTAAAGTTGCAGACGTTACAGTTGCTGATGTAACAGGACGTGTAATTCCAGTAAGCTTCTCTAAAGATGGTAAAGTTGATACATCAAGATTAGCTGCAGGAGTTTACTTCTTAAGAGTTAAAGATGACAAAGGAGTAACAAGAATCCAAAAAATCATCAAAAAATAA